From Piliocolobus tephrosceles isolate RC106 chromosome 16, ASM277652v3, whole genome shotgun sequence, the proteins below share one genomic window:
- the TSPOAP1 gene encoding peripheral-type benzodiazepine receptor-associated protein 1 isoform X4, producing MEQLTTLPRPGDPGAMEPWALPTWQSWTPGRGGEPGDAAPSVADTPPAALQLRELRAEESSEPKGAGSSGPIRGTDPEEAEACLPSLGQQASSSGPACQRPEDEEVEAFPKAKLNMGFGDRPNLELLRALGELRQRCAILKEENQMLRKSSFPETEEKVRRLKRKNAELAVIAKRLEERARKLQETNLRVVSAPLPRPGASLELCRKALARQRARDLSETASALLAKDKQIAALQRECRELQARLTLVGKEGPQWLHVRDFDRLLRESQREVLRLQRQIALRNQRETPPRPPSRPPGPALPARAEAPAPGAPGEATPQEDADNQPVILGEPEKEQRVQQLESELSKKRKKCESLEQEGRKKQRRCEELELQLREAQNENARLVEENSRLSGRVTEKEQVEWENAELRGQLLGVTQERDSALRKSQGLQSKLESLEQVLKHMREVAQRRQQLEVEHEQARLSLLEKQEEVRRLQQAQAEAKKEHEGAVQLLESTLDSMQARVRELEEQCRSQTEQFSLLAQELQAFRLHPGPLDLLTSALDCGTLGDRPPPPCCCSTPQPCRGSGPKDLDLPPGSPGRCTPKSSEPPPATLTGVPRRTAKKAESLSNSSHSESIHNSPKSCPTPEVDTASEVEELEADSVSLLPATPEGGRGGARIQVFLARYSYNPFEGPNENPEAELPLTAGEYIYVYGNMDEDGFFEGELMDGRRGLVPSNFVERVSDDDLLTSLPPELADLSHSSGPELSFLSVGGGGSSSGGQSSGGRSQPRPEEEDAGDQLSVSPSPEGLGEPPAVPYPRCLVVLKQLAHSVVLAWEPPPEQVELHGFHICVNGELRQALGPGAPPKAVLENLDLRAGPLHISVQALTSRGSSDPLRCCLAVGARAGVVPSQLRVHRLTATSAEITWVPGNSNLAHAIYLNGEECPPASPSTYWATFCHLRPGTPYQAQVEAQLPPQGPWEPGWERLEQRAATLQFTTLPAGPPDAPLDVQIEPGPSPGILIISWLPVTIDAAGTSNGVRVTGYAIYADGQKIMEVASPTAGSVLVELSQLQLLQVCREVVVRTMSPHGESADSIPAPITPALAPASLPARVSCPSPRPSPEARAPLASASPGPGDPSSPLQHPAPLGPQEPPGAPPTSPSREMPKGSHEDPPAPCSQEEAGAAVLGTSEERTASTSTLGEKDPGPAAPSLAKQEAEWTAGEACPAPSSAQGALAQQAPNTEACQGGDPGSGLRPRAEKEDAAELGVHLVNSLVDHGRNSDLSDIQEEEEEEEEEEELGSRTCSFQKQVAGNSIRENGAKSQPDPFCETDSDEEILEQILELPLQQFCSKKLFSIPEEEEEEEEDEEEEKPGAGCSSQDPGPPEPALLGLGCDSGQLRRPGQCPLSPEPSRAGDCLEDMPGLVGGSSRRRGGGSPEKPPSRRRPPDPREHCSRLLSNNGPQASGRPGPTRERGGLPVIEGPRTGLEASGRGRLGPSRRCSRGRALEPGLASCLSPKCLEISIEYDSEDEQEAGSGGISITSSCYPGDGEAWGTATVGRPRGPPKANSGPKPYPHLPAWEKGEPERRGRSATGKAKEPLSRATETREARGQDNSGRRGPQKRGARVPRPSTAELVPVRSPSEALAYQHLPVRIFVALFDYDPVSMSPNPDAGEEELPFREGQILKVFGDKDADGFYQGEGGGRTGYIPCNMVAEVAVDSPAGRQQLLQRGYLSPDIPLEGSGNGPFVYSTARTTGPPPKPRRSKKAESEGPARPCPGPPKLVPSAELKAPRSMVAAFDYNPQESSPNMDVEAELPFRAGDVITVFGGMDDDGFYYGELNGQRGLVPSNFLEGPGPEAGGLDREPRTPQAESQDWGCTTQGPPGPPGGPCAPSPDSAPRIERGEPQGRSEKVWGFFSKGKQLLRRLGSGKKE from the exons ATGGAGCAACTGACAACCCTCCCACGGCCTGGGGACCCTGGAGCCATGGAGCCATGGGCACTGCCCACCTGGCAGAGCTGGACTCCAGGTCGAGGAGGTGAACCTGGTGATGCAGCCCCAAGTGTCGCTGATACTCCTCCAGCAGCTCTGCAGCTTCGAGAACTGAGGGCTGAGGAGAGTTCCGAGCCCAAAGGAGCCGGGAGCTCTGGGCCCATCCGGGGCACTGACCCTGAAGAAGCAGAGGCTTGTCTGCCCAGCCTGGGCCAGCAAGCATCGAGCTCTGGACCCGCCTGCCAGAGGCCAGAGGATGAGGAAGTAGAGGCTTTCCCGAAG GCCAAGCTGAATATGGGCTTTGGGGACAGGCCCAATCTGGAGCTGCTGAGGGCCCTGGGGGAGCTGCGGCAGCGCTGTGCCATCCTTAAGGAGGAAaaccagatgctg AGGAAGAGCAGCTTCCCTGAGACGGAAGAGAAGGTGCGGAGGCTGAAGAGGAAGAACGCCGAGCTGGCGGTCATTGCCAAGCGCCTGGAGGAGAGGGCCCGAAAGCTGCAGGAAACGAACCTGAGGGTG GTGAGTGCCCCCTTGCCCCGGCCGGGGGCCAGCTTGGAGTTGTGTCGGAAGGCCCTAGCCCGCCAGCGAGCCCGGGACCTCAGTGAGACAGCCAGTGCACTGCTGGCCAAGGACAAGCAGATTGCTGCCTTGCAGCGGGAGTGCAGGGAGCTGCAGGCCAGGCTCACCCTGGTGGGCAAG GAGGGTCCCCAGTGGCTCCACGTGCGGGACTTCGATCGGTTGCTGCGCGAGTCCCAGCGGGAGGTGCTGCGGCTGCAGAGGCAGATCGCGCTGCGCAATCAGCGGGAGACGCCCCCGCGCCCGCCGTCCCGGCCCCCGGGCCCTGCTCTCCCGGCCAGAGCAGAGGCGCCGGCTCCCGGGGCCCCGGGAGAG GCCACACCCCAGGAGGATGCGGACAACCAGCCCGTGATTCTAGGGGAGCCAGAGAAAGAGCAGAGGGTGCAGCAGCTG GAATCGGAGCTCAGCAAGAAGCGGAAGAAATGCGAGAGCCTGGAGCAGGAAGGCCGGAAAAAACAGAGGCGATGTGAGGAGCTG GAACTGCAGCTGAGAGAAGCGCAGAATGAGAATGCCCGCCTGGTGGAGGAGAACTCCCGGCTCAGTGGGAGAGTCACAGAGAAGGAGCAG GTGGAGTGGGAGAATGCAGAGCTGAGGGGCCAGCTCCTGGGGGTGACACAGGAGAGGGACTCGGCCCTTCGCAAGAGCCAGGGCCTGCAAAGCAAGCTGGAGAGCCTGGAGCAAGTGCTGAAG CACATGCGGGAGGTGGCCCAGCGGCGACAGCAGCTGGAGGTGGAGCATGAACAGGCTCGGCTCAGCCTTctggagaagcaggaggaggtccGGAGGCTGCAGCAG GCCCAGGCGGAAGCCAAGAAGGAACATGAAGGAGCCGTGCAGCTGCTGGAG TCTACCTTGGATTCCATGCAG GCCCGGGTTCGAGAGCTCGAGGAACAGTGCCGCAGCCAAACCGAGCAGTTCAGCCTCCTGGCACAGGAACTCCAGGCCTTCCGCCTGCACCCGGGCCCCTTGGATCTGCTCACATCTGCCCTGGACTGCGGGACCCTTGGAGACCGCCCACCACCCCCCTGCTGCTGCTCCACTCCCCAGCCTTGCCGGGGGTCTGGCCCCAAAG ACCTTGACCTCCCGCCGGGCTCCCCTGGGCGCTGCACCCCAAAGTCTTCCGAGCCTCCCCCTGCCACCCTCACCGGGGTCCCTCGAAGGACAGCCAAGAAGGCAGAGTCTCTCTCCAACTCCTCCCACTCCGAGTCCATCCACAACAGCCCCAAGTCATGCCCTACACCTGAG GTGGACACAGCCAGTGAGGTAGAGGAGCTGGAGGCAGACAGTGTCTCCCTGCTCCCAGCCACGCCAGAGGGCGGCCGGGGAGGAGCCAGGATCCAGGTCTTCCTAGCGCGTTATAG CTACAACCCCTTTGAGGGCCCCAATGAGAATCCAGAAGCAGAGCTTCCGCTGACAGCTGGCGAGTACATCTACGTCTATGGCAACATGGATGAGGATGGCTTTTTTGAAG GAGAGCTCATGGATGGCCGAAGGGGCCTGGTCCCTTCCAATTTTGTAGAGCGTGTGTCGGATGACGACCTCCTGACCTCCCTCCCTCCGGAGCTGGCCGATTTGTCCCACAGCTCAGGCCCCGAACTCAGTTTCCTGAGTGTGGGTGGGGGTGGCAGCAGTAGCGGGGGCCAAAGCAGCGGGGGACGGAGCCAGCCCAGACCTGAGGAGGAGGATGCAGGGGACCAGCTCAGTGTGAGCCCATCACCGGAGGGCCTGGGCGAGCCTCCTGCTGTGCCTTACCCCCGCTGTCTGGTGGTCCTCAAGCAGCTGGCCCACAGTGTGGTGCTGGCCTGGGAACCCCCTCCTGAGCAAGTGGAGCTACACGGCTTCCATATCTGTGTGAATGGGGAGCTGCGGCAGGCCCTGGGGCCTGGGGCGCCACCCAAGGCGGTGCTGGAGAACCTGGACCTGCGGGCCGGGCCCCTTCACATTTCTGTCCAGGCCCTGACCAGCCGGGGCAGCTCTGACCCACTGCGCTGTTGCTTGGCAGTGggtgcccgggctggagtggTGCCCAGCCAGCTGCGGGTCCATCGGTTGACAGCCACATCTGCTGAGATCACCTGGGTGCCCGGCAATAGCAACTTGGCCCATGCCATCTACCTCAATGGGGAAGAGTGCCCACCTGCCAGCCCCAGTACCTACTGGGCCACCTTCTGCCACTTACGGCCTGGCACACCCTATCAGGCCCAAGTGGAGGCTCAGCTCCCACCCCAAGGGCCCTGGGAACCAGGCTGGGAGAGGCTGGAGCAGCGGGCTGCCACCCTGCAGTTCACCACACTCCCAGCAG gcccGCCTGATGCCCCTCTGGATGTGCAGATCGAGCCTGGGCCCTCCCCTGGAATCTTGATCATCAGTTGGCTCCCAGTCACCATCGATGCTGCTGGCACATCCAACGGTGTCCGGGTCACAGGCTATGCCATCTATGCTGATGGGCAGAAG ATCATGGAGGTGGCCTCGCCCACGGCAGGCAGTGTGCTGGTGGAGTTGTCccagctgcagctgctgcagGTGTGTCGTGAGGTGGTCGTGCGTACCATGTCGCCCCACGGGGAGTCGGCGGACTCCATCCCGGCTCCTATCACTCCCGCCCTGGCTCCAGCCAGCCTGCCAGCCCGAGTCTCCTGCCCCTCACCGCGACCAAGCCCAGAGGCCAGAGCAccccttgcttcagcctccccagggcCTGGAGACCCCAGCTCTCCTCTCCAGCACCCTGCTCCCCTTGGACCTCAAGAGCCCCCAGGAGCACCCCCTACAAGCCCTTCCAGAGAGATGCCAAAAGGGTCCCACGAGGATCCTCCAGCACCTTGCTCCCAG gaggaggctggggcagcagtGCTGGGCACCTCAGAGGAGAGGACAGCCAGCACATCCACCCTGGGTGAGAAGGACCCTGGCCCCGCAGCTCCCTCACTGGCCAAGCAGGAGGCCGAGTGGACTGCAGGAGAGGcctgcccagcccccagctcCGCCCAGGGAGCACTGGCCCAGCAGGCGCCAAATACCGAGGCGTGCCAAGGAGGAGACCCAGGGTCTGGGCTGAGGCCCAGGGCTGAG AAGGAGGACGCGGCAGAGCTCGGGGTTCATCTGGTGAACTCCCTCGTGGACCACGGCCGCAACTCAGACTTGTCAGACatccaggaagaagaggaagaggaggaggaggaagaggagctgggTTCCAGGACTTGCTCCTTCCAGAAGCAGGTTGCTGGCAACAGCATCAGGGAGAATGGGGCCAAG tCCCAGCCCGATCCCTTTTGTGAGACTGATAGCGATGAGGAGATCTTGGAGCAGATCCTGGAGCTGCCCCTCCAGCAGTTCTGCAGCAAGAAGCTCTTTAGCATccccgaggaggaggaggaggaagaggaggacgaggaggaggagaagccagGGGCAGGCTGTTCTTCCCAAGACCCTGGCCCACCTGAACCTGCATTGCTGGGGCTGGGCTGTGACAGTGGTCAGCTCCGAAGACCTGGCCAGTGTCCCTTGTCTCCTGAGCCCTCCAGGGCTGGAGACTGCCTGGAGGACATGCCTGGATTAGTTGGTGGAAGCAGTCGGAGGAGAGGAGGGGGCTCCCCTGAGAAGCCCCCAAGCCGCAGGCGGCCTCCCGATCCCCGTGAACACTGCAGCCGACTTCTCAGCAACAATGGGCCCCAGGCCTCTGGACGACCCGGCCCCACGCGGGAGAGGGGTGGCCTCCCCGTCATTGAGGGCCCCAGGACTGGACTAGAGGCTAGCGGGAGAGGGCGGCTGGGCCCTTCCCGGAGGTGCTCCCGTGGCCGGGCGCTGGAGCCTGGCCTGGCCAGCTGCCTTTCCCCCAAGTGCTTGGAAATCAGCATTGAATATGACTCGGAGGACGAGCAGGAGGCGGGCAGCGGGGGCATCAGCATCACCAGCTCCTGCTACCCTGGAGATGGGGAGGCCTGGGGCACGGCAACCGTAGGAAGGCCCAGGGGGCCTCCGAAGGCCAATTCAGGCCCCAAACCCTACCCACACctcccagcctgggagaaaggggAGCCAGAGCGGAGAGGCCGCAGTGCGACGGGCAAAGCCAAGGAGCCACTCTCCCGG GCAACAGAGACCAGAGAAGCCAGAGGGCAGGACAACTCTGGGCGGAGAGGCCCCCAGAAGAGAGGTGCCCGAGTCCCCAGGCCAAGCACTGCAGAGCTAG TCCCTGTGAGGAGCCCGTCAGAAGCATTGGCTTACCAGCACCTACCCGTCAGGATCTTTGTAGCTCTGTTTGACTACGACCCCGTGTCAATGTCGCCCAATCCTGATGCTGGAGAAGAAGAGCTTCCCTTCCGAGAGGGTCAGATCCTGAAG GTGTTTGGGGACAAGGATGCCGACGGCTTCTACCAGGGCGAAGGGGGGGGGCGGACAGGCTACATTCCCTGCAACATGGTGGCTGAGGTGGCTGTGGACAGCCCTGCCGGGAGACAGCAGCTGCTCCAGCGGGGTTATTTGTCCCCAGATATTCCCCTCGAGGGCTCAG GGAATGGTCCCTTTGTGTACTCCACAGCCCGCACAACTGGGCCTCCTCCCAAGCCCCGCCGCTCCAAGAAAG CTGAGTCGGAAGGCCCTGCCCGGCCCTGTCCAG GCCCCCCTAAGCTGGTCCCCTCTGCTGAGCTGAAAGCTCCCCGCTCCATGGTGGCTGCATTTGACTACAACCCCCAGGAGAGTTCCCCCAATATGGACGTGGAG GCAGAGCTGCCCTTCCGGGCAGGGGATGTCATTACTGTGTTTGGGGGCATGGACGATGACGGTTTCTACTAT GGGGAATTAAATGGACAAAGGGGCCTGGTTCCATCCAACTTCCTGGAGGGCccggggcctgaggcaggaggcctgGACAGGGAACCCAGGACACCCCAGGCTGAGAGTCAG GACTGGGGCTGCACCACACAAGGGCCCCCCGGGCCCCCAGGTGGGCCCTGTGCTCCCAGCCCTGACAGCGCCCCCAGGATTGAACGTGGGGAGCCCCAGGGCAGAAGCGAGAAGGTGTGGGGTTTCTTCTCCAAGGGGAaacagctcctcaggaggctgggcTCTGGGAAGAAGGAGTGA